One genomic segment of Nocardia spumae includes these proteins:
- a CDS encoding helix-turn-helix transcriptional regulator, protein MFEMARAVRHRDGVPVYGYRGDPAVAPVSVVHIDVPVASTTGHRHIHEFPALLRNPGTDAVYVVAAGEVIDAAGTPVLDGCVVVTFDPLALDGAGRAPWPAWRAHPLLFPFLHGRRGGLLRLELPAERAAMWDSMIESLESELARREDGYREAALAYVTLLLIDLARIAVDSVGDLRRNGEPLLAAVFDVIGARFGAELSLRDVAEAVGMSAGHLTTVVRRRTGRTVQDWIIERRMAEARRLLAVTDLPIGEIARRVGISDPGYFARVFRTTAGVSPRRWRAMGSE, encoded by the coding sequence CTGTTCGAGATGGCCCGGGCGGTGCGACATCGCGACGGAGTGCCGGTCTACGGCTACCGCGGCGATCCGGCCGTGGCCCCGGTATCGGTGGTGCACATCGACGTACCGGTGGCGTCCACGACCGGTCACCGCCATATTCACGAATTTCCGGCGCTGCTGCGCAATCCGGGGACGGACGCGGTGTATGTCGTGGCCGCGGGGGAGGTCATCGACGCGGCGGGAACGCCGGTGCTCGACGGTTGTGTGGTCGTGACCTTCGATCCGCTGGCGCTCGACGGCGCGGGACGGGCGCCGTGGCCGGCCTGGCGTGCGCATCCTCTGCTGTTCCCGTTTCTACACGGCCGGCGCGGTGGCCTGTTGCGGCTCGAACTTCCCGCCGAGCGGGCAGCGATGTGGGACAGCATGATCGAGTCCCTGGAGTCGGAATTGGCGCGTCGCGAGGACGGATATCGGGAAGCGGCGCTGGCCTATGTGACGTTGTTGCTCATCGATCTGGCCCGGATCGCGGTCGACTCGGTGGGCGATCTGCGGCGCAACGGGGAACCGTTGCTGGCGGCGGTATTCGATGTCATCGGTGCGCGGTTCGGTGCGGAACTGTCGTTACGCGATGTGGCCGAAGCGGTCGGTATGTCGGCGGGCCATCTGACCACCGTCGTGCGCCGCAGAACGGGGCGGACGGTTCAGGATTGGATCATCGAGCGGCGGATGGCGGAGGCGCGCCGCCTGCTGGCGGTCACGGATCTGCCTATCGGTGAGATCGCCCGCCGGGTAGGGATTTCCGATCCGGGATACTTCGCGAGGGTATTTCGGACCACCGCCGGAGTGTCGCCGCGGCGCTGGCGCGCAATGGGTTCCGAATGA
- a CDS encoding TetR/AcrR family transcriptional regulator, with product MTIPVTLRDRLIQATIHLLSTEGLGSLTVRRVSQICDVSTMAIYSNFTGMPGLLRAVGSAGFAQLSARLAGCGRSDDPLTDILVLGFAFHDEALRKPELFRVMFATEPPKVEVELHRGNILSGTGDCDFDNFAESFDHMVCATQRAVDAGLVRTGNARAAAAQFWTGLYGFAQLDLAGLYGDRGVGEVLLPSMVNIMIGMGADPDRMRQSASRAVERGLSPAA from the coding sequence ATGACCATCCCGGTGACGCTGCGAGATCGGTTGATCCAGGCCACCATTCACCTCTTGTCCACCGAGGGCCTCGGCTCGCTGACCGTGCGCCGCGTCTCGCAGATCTGCGACGTCTCGACGATGGCGATCTACTCCAACTTCACGGGAATGCCCGGACTGCTCCGCGCCGTCGGCTCGGCGGGCTTCGCTCAGCTGTCGGCCCGGCTGGCCGGATGCGGCCGGTCCGACGACCCGCTGACCGACATTCTGGTGCTGGGCTTCGCCTTCCACGACGAGGCCTTACGCAAACCGGAACTGTTCCGAGTGATGTTCGCGACCGAACCGCCGAAGGTCGAGGTCGAGTTGCATCGCGGCAACATCCTGTCCGGGACCGGCGATTGCGACTTCGACAACTTCGCCGAAAGTTTCGACCACATGGTGTGCGCGACCCAGCGCGCGGTGGACGCCGGACTGGTCCGCACGGGCAACGCGCGCGCGGCCGCGGCCCAGTTCTGGACCGGGCTCTACGGATTCGCGCAGCTCGACCTGGCCGGGCTCTACGGTGACCGAGGGGTGGGTGAGGTGCTGCTGCCCTCGATGGTGAACATCATGATCGGGATGGGCGCCGATCCGGACCGGATGCGGCAGTCGGCGAGCCGCGCGGTGGAGCGAGGCCTGTCACCGGCCGCGTGA
- a CDS encoding FAD-dependent monooxygenase, translating to MSNRRVLISGASIAGPALAFWLARHGFEPTIVEKSGSLRAGGQAIDVLGTATEVVRRMGLLEHVHERSTGKRGTSYVDAAGRVRASIDSETFNGVGADGDTEIQRGDLAEVLYEATRDDVEYLFGDSIAALSQDDEGVRVVFEQAGPRTFDLVVGADGVHSNTRKLVFGPESDFLRHMGYYISIYTIPNVLGLDHWELDYNSPGKIAGSYSARSNSEAKAIFAWASEPLDYDYRDTARQREILTETFAGEGWEVPALLEELPAAPDFYFDAMAQIRMQTWSSGRVALVGDAGYCASPLSGQGADLSLVGAYVLAAELAAATGDHRIAFARYEQRMRPMVDACQKFAEGVGAWYAPNSRVMIAFRNLNVRMLPYLPWRGLIGGAPQKVARTIALDDAGVRASDPSAA from the coding sequence ATGAGCAACCGCAGAGTCCTGATTTCCGGTGCGAGCATCGCGGGGCCGGCCCTCGCGTTCTGGCTCGCGCGCCACGGCTTCGAACCGACGATCGTGGAGAAGTCCGGTTCCCTGCGAGCCGGCGGCCAAGCCATCGACGTCCTGGGTACGGCCACCGAGGTGGTGCGCCGCATGGGGCTGCTGGAGCACGTGCACGAACGCAGCACCGGGAAGCGGGGGACGTCGTATGTGGATGCGGCCGGGCGGGTGCGGGCGAGTATCGACAGTGAGACCTTCAACGGCGTCGGTGCGGACGGCGATACCGAAATCCAGCGCGGTGATCTGGCCGAAGTGCTCTACGAGGCGACCCGCGACGACGTGGAATACCTGTTCGGCGACTCGATCGCCGCGCTGAGCCAGGACGACGAGGGTGTGCGCGTGGTCTTCGAACAGGCCGGGCCGCGGACCTTCGACCTGGTTGTCGGGGCCGACGGAGTGCACTCGAACACCCGGAAACTGGTTTTCGGGCCGGAGTCGGACTTCCTGCGGCACATGGGCTACTACATCTCGATCTACACCATCCCCAATGTGCTCGGCCTCGACCATTGGGAACTGGATTACAACTCGCCCGGAAAGATCGCCGGCAGCTACAGCGCGCGGTCGAACTCCGAGGCCAAGGCGATTTTCGCGTGGGCGTCGGAACCGCTCGACTACGACTACCGTGATACCGCGCGCCAGCGCGAGATTCTGACCGAAACCTTCGCCGGGGAGGGATGGGAGGTGCCGGCGTTGCTCGAAGAGTTGCCCGCGGCACCGGACTTCTACTTCGACGCCATGGCGCAGATCCGGATGCAGACCTGGTCGTCGGGTCGGGTGGCGCTGGTCGGCGACGCCGGGTACTGCGCCTCACCGCTGTCGGGGCAGGGTGCGGACCTGTCGCTGGTCGGCGCCTATGTGCTGGCCGCCGAACTGGCCGCGGCCACCGGTGATCACCGCATCGCCTTCGCGCGGTACGAACAGCGCATGCGTCCGATGGTCGACGCCTGTCAGAAGTTCGCCGAAGGGGTGGGTGCGTGGTACGCGCCGAACAGCAGAGTGATGATCGCCTTCCGCAATCTGAACGTGCGGATGCTGCCCTATCTGCCGTGGCGCGGGCTCATCGGCGGGGCTCCGCAGAAGGTGGCTCGCACGATCGCGCTGGACGATGCCGGGGTGCGGGCGTCCGATCCGTCCGCCGCCTAG
- a CDS encoding TetR/AcrR family transcriptional regulator produces the protein MGNREDLLAGAQRCLFDKGYDRTTVRDIATAAGVSMAAIGYHFGTKEALLGEALAQATREWGDDLAGAVANSPAAADHGAPRFEARWDAVIDSIAAHHGLWSATFDALARPDIRRRLADNLGEARTGLAHLLEDIDEPDTAVSGRATAPSSDADAVGALCQVLLTGLAAHQLIDAQSTPRGRDLARAIRFLAARIDSENEPE, from the coding sequence ATGGGTAATCGCGAGGATCTGCTGGCGGGCGCGCAGCGCTGCCTGTTCGACAAGGGGTACGACCGAACCACCGTGCGCGATATCGCGACAGCGGCGGGGGTGAGCATGGCCGCGATCGGCTATCACTTCGGCACGAAGGAGGCCCTGCTGGGCGAGGCGCTGGCACAGGCGACTCGCGAGTGGGGTGACGACCTCGCCGGAGCCGTCGCGAATTCACCCGCGGCCGCCGATCATGGCGCCCCCCGGTTCGAGGCTCGCTGGGACGCGGTGATCGACAGCATCGCCGCACATCACGGTCTGTGGTCGGCCACCTTCGACGCGCTGGCCCGGCCGGATATTCGCCGGCGACTGGCGGACAATCTCGGCGAGGCCCGCACCGGCCTGGCACACCTGCTCGAGGACATCGACGAGCCGGACACCGCGGTGTCCGGCCGCGCGACCGCGCCGTCTTCGGACGCCGATGCGGTCGGCGCCCTGTGCCAGGTGTTGCTCACCGGCCTGGCCGCCCATCAACTCATCGACGCCCAGAGCACACCCCGCGGGCGCGATCTCGCCCGCGCGATCCGCTTCCTCGCCGCACGGATCGATAGTGAGAACGAGCCGGAATAG
- a CDS encoding class I SAM-dependent methyltransferase, giving the protein MTENNPRRATRTADDSHDYLPAAGRDSLLPFYDLLTHLVGMPKIYDTLLDYAALRPGDQVLEIGCGTGNLIVRAKRAQPTIVAVGSDPDPLALARAQRKARGLIGIRFERGYAQRLPFPDGTFDRVLSSLMWHHLPDDVKTAAAQEIRRVLQPGGSLYLVDVGGHITAADGFNARRALHNPYVADNLGDGIPARLAAAGLDCAEIASRKLRRIGRITYYRASRPD; this is encoded by the coding sequence ATGACCGAAAATAATCCACGCCGGGCGACTCGGACCGCGGACGACAGCCACGACTATCTGCCCGCCGCGGGCCGGGACTCCCTACTCCCGTTCTACGATCTACTCACCCACCTGGTCGGTATGCCCAAGATCTACGACACCCTCCTCGACTACGCGGCGCTCCGGCCCGGAGACCAGGTCCTCGAAATAGGGTGCGGTACCGGCAATCTCATCGTGCGCGCGAAGCGAGCCCAGCCCACCATCGTGGCGGTGGGCTCGGATCCGGACCCACTGGCCTTGGCACGCGCGCAGCGAAAAGCACGCGGACTGATTGGAATCCGCTTCGAGCGCGGATATGCCCAGCGCCTGCCGTTCCCGGACGGGACGTTCGACCGAGTACTGTCGTCGCTGATGTGGCATCACCTGCCCGACGATGTCAAAACAGCGGCAGCGCAGGAGATCCGGCGCGTACTGCAGCCGGGTGGCAGCCTGTATCTGGTCGATGTCGGCGGCCACATCACCGCCGCCGACGGGTTCAACGCGCGCCGCGCCCTGCACAACCCCTACGTGGCCGACAATCTGGGTGACGGAATCCCGGCACGATTGGCGGCCGCGGGCCTGGACTGCGCCGAGATCGCCTCCCGGAAGCTGCGGCGCATCGGCCGCATCACCTACTACCGCGCCTCCCGTCCGGACTGA
- a CDS encoding SAM-dependent methyltransferase: protein MTRPGWAPEGIDLDRPSASRVYDYFVGGMHNFEIDRTLARQIEAFTPDVAETMRANRDLLRRCVRYLVDAGITQFLDLGSGIPTVGNVHEVAQARHPGARVVYVDIDPVAVAHSRAILDGNPHAAVIQADMADTARILSDPLVREVLDFDRPIAVLLLGVLHFVPDEADPAGCVARLQQAVVPGSYLAITHATADGQPAEVLEAQKLSGRTSTEIVLRDKDHIAGFFHDWPLLEPGLVQLPLWRPDHPVEGGGHPEFSGAYGGLALLS, encoded by the coding sequence ATGACCAGACCTGGTTGGGCGCCCGAAGGCATCGACCTGGATCGTCCCAGCGCATCCCGGGTTTACGACTATTTCGTCGGCGGGATGCACAATTTCGAGATCGATCGCACATTGGCGCGTCAGATCGAGGCGTTCACGCCCGATGTCGCCGAAACCATGCGCGCCAATCGAGATCTGTTGCGGCGCTGTGTGCGTTATCTGGTGGATGCGGGTATCACCCAATTCCTGGATCTGGGCTCCGGAATTCCGACCGTCGGCAATGTGCACGAGGTGGCCCAGGCGCGCCATCCGGGGGCGCGGGTGGTCTATGTCGATATCGACCCGGTGGCGGTGGCGCACAGCCGCGCGATCCTGGACGGTAATCCGCATGCCGCGGTGATCCAGGCCGATATGGCCGATACCGCGCGCATCCTGTCCGATCCGCTGGTGCGTGAGGTACTCGATTTCGACCGTCCGATCGCCGTATTGCTGCTGGGTGTCCTGCATTTCGTGCCCGACGAGGCCGATCCGGCCGGCTGTGTGGCGCGGTTGCAGCAGGCCGTCGTCCCGGGCAGTTATCTGGCGATCACCCATGCCACCGCCGACGGCCAGCCGGCCGAGGTGCTGGAGGCGCAGAAGTTGTCGGGGCGCACCTCGACCGAGATCGTGCTGCGCGACAAGGACCATATCGCCGGATTCTTCCACGACTGGCCGCTGCTGGAACCGGGCCTGGTCCAGTTGCCGCTGTGGCGGCCGGACCATCCCGTGGAGGGAGGCGGGCATCCCGAATTCTCCGGTGCCTATGGTGGTTTGGCATTACTGAGCTGA
- a CDS encoding putative bifunctional diguanylate cyclase/phosphodiesterase, producing MAWDGSEHDGPHADLAHRWATALGGGVRDHIVPMSVSEARHLLLTLARGLLDAAESGGTARATELGGELARAHFVGDEVLGRTMTVLATYFAELDMASGRAAELIGAFAVGYVRAFRAWLLSEQESVRTAEIAARSVVEEQLRASEARLRAVFSQAGIGTGLSDMSGRIIEVNNAFAAMLGYEPEQMYELEVTDLTHPDDPPGMWELYAGVLRGEHEHAQMEKAYRHRDGHTVWTNINVSLIRDDHGRPQYTLVLVEDISEQRELRERLSYRAHHDPLTGLANRSRFFDALTEAFADPDARVGLCYVDLDHFKAVNDTFGHSIGDELLTRAAARLCACAVGENNLVARMGGDEFVILVPRTRRRRELIDLARTVLDAFTVPFDIDGHRLRIGVSIGVISEQAAETTTEELLQAADSTMYWAKTDGRGRYAVFDPSRRRREHTRAELLADLPGALARGEFFLDYQPIVSLADHRPVAVEALVRWHHPQLGILSPARFIDLAENGGHIIALGTVVLEQACREGRRWCDRFGEQAPVVSVNVSAEEVADPAWLERVQKVVADTGIAPDRLQLELTERTFMHAIGRPLQALHTLAESGIRIAIDDFGTGYSNLAYLGQLPLHVVKLAGPFIHRIRNAGTVGRSDLLILETIIDLSHDLGLSVTAECVETRHQADRLLGLRCDTAQGWYFHHPVHADVIADLLERELTAPGSPPIDLPAVLPDPHAP from the coding sequence ATGGCGTGGGATGGGTCCGAACACGACGGTCCGCACGCCGACCTGGCGCATCGATGGGCGACGGCGCTCGGCGGCGGGGTCCGCGATCACATCGTTCCGATGAGTGTGTCCGAGGCACGCCACCTGCTACTGACCCTTGCCCGGGGTTTGCTCGACGCCGCCGAATCCGGCGGAACCGCACGCGCCACCGAACTCGGCGGCGAGCTCGCCCGCGCACATTTCGTCGGCGACGAGGTGCTGGGACGTACCATGACCGTTCTGGCAACCTATTTCGCCGAACTCGACATGGCCTCGGGTCGGGCCGCCGAACTGATCGGCGCCTTCGCCGTCGGCTACGTACGCGCGTTCCGGGCATGGCTGCTCAGCGAACAGGAAAGTGTGCGCACCGCCGAAATCGCGGCGCGCAGTGTGGTGGAGGAACAGTTGCGCGCCAGTGAGGCCCGTTTGCGGGCCGTGTTCTCCCAGGCCGGTATCGGCACGGGGCTGTCGGATATGTCCGGCCGGATCATCGAGGTCAACAACGCGTTCGCCGCGATGCTCGGCTACGAACCGGAGCAGATGTACGAACTCGAGGTCACCGACCTCACCCATCCCGACGATCCGCCGGGCATGTGGGAGTTGTACGCCGGCGTGCTGCGGGGCGAACACGAGCACGCCCAGATGGAGAAGGCCTACCGTCATCGCGACGGGCACACGGTCTGGACCAATATCAACGTCTCACTGATCCGCGACGATCACGGCCGACCCCAGTACACGCTGGTGCTGGTCGAGGACATCTCCGAACAACGGGAACTGCGCGAGCGGCTCAGCTACCGCGCCCATCACGATCCGCTGACCGGCCTGGCCAACCGATCCCGGTTCTTCGACGCGCTCACCGAGGCCTTCGCCGATCCCGATGCGCGGGTGGGACTCTGCTACGTCGACCTCGATCACTTCAAGGCCGTCAACGACACCTTCGGCCACTCCATCGGCGACGAGTTGCTCACCCGCGCCGCGGCCCGGCTGTGCGCGTGCGCGGTCGGGGAGAACAATCTCGTGGCCCGCATGGGCGGCGACGAATTCGTCATCCTGGTCCCCCGCACCCGCCGCCGGCGCGAATTGATCGATCTGGCCCGCACCGTGCTCGACGCGTTCACCGTGCCGTTCGACATCGACGGCCATCGGCTGCGGATCGGGGTGAGTATCGGCGTCATCTCCGAACAGGCCGCCGAGACCACCACCGAGGAACTGCTGCAGGCCGCCGATTCCACGATGTACTGGGCCAAGACCGACGGCCGCGGCCGCTACGCGGTCTTCGATCCCAGTCGCCGGCGGCGCGAGCACACCCGGGCCGAACTACTCGCGGACCTGCCCGGAGCGCTGGCGCGCGGTGAATTCTTCCTCGACTACCAGCCGATCGTCTCGCTGGCCGATCATCGCCCGGTCGCGGTGGAAGCGCTTGTGCGCTGGCATCATCCGCAACTGGGCATTCTGAGTCCCGCCCGGTTCATCGATCTCGCCGAGAACGGCGGTCACATCATCGCGCTGGGCACGGTGGTGCTGGAACAGGCGTGCCGGGAGGGTCGGCGCTGGTGCGATCGGTTCGGTGAGCAGGCCCCGGTGGTGAGCGTGAACGTCTCCGCCGAGGAGGTCGCCGATCCGGCGTGGCTCGAGCGGGTGCAGAAGGTGGTGGCCGACACCGGAATCGCACCCGATCGTCTGCAACTGGAGCTCACCGAACGCACGTTCATGCATGCGATCGGCCGCCCGCTGCAGGCGTTGCATACCCTCGCCGAGTCCGGAATCCGCATCGCCATCGATGATTTCGGTACCGGCTACTCCAATCTGGCCTATCTGGGCCAGCTTCCGTTGCATGTGGTGAAACTCGCCGGACCGTTCATCCACCGCATCCGCAACGCCGGAACGGTCGGCCGCAGCGATCTGCTGATCCTGGAGACGATCATCGATCTCAGCCACGATCTGGGATTGAGTGTCACCGCCGAATGTGTGGAGACCCGGCATCAGGCCGACCGGCTGCTGGGATTGCGCTGCGATACCGCCCAGGGCTGGTACTTCCACCACCCGGTCCACGCCGATGTGATCGCGGACCTGCTCGAGCGTGAGCTCACCGCACCCGGATCTCCACCGATCGATCTGCCGGCGGTGCTTCCGGATCCGCACGCTCCCTGA
- a CDS encoding protease inhibitor I42 family protein: MRTPLLMVVFGLAVAAGGADAVAGADPIPAVPGVVQAVSEPIIVGTDGDGGNTDLSVGQELAVALPDNPSTGYVWQIGEVDRGVLAQEGDPVFRPGSVMPGAPGTSVWTFTAARAGSTRLSLVSVRPWDQGNPGQRFSMTVTVK; the protein is encoded by the coding sequence GTGCGTACACCTTTGCTGATGGTTGTTTTCGGTTTGGCGGTGGCTGCCGGTGGGGCGGATGCGGTTGCCGGGGCCGACCCGATTCCCGCTGTGCCCGGCGTCGTGCAGGCGGTCTCGGAGCCGATCATCGTCGGAACCGATGGCGATGGCGGGAACACGGATCTGTCGGTCGGTCAGGAACTGGCGGTCGCTCTGCCGGACAACCCGTCGACCGGATATGTCTGGCAGATCGGCGAGGTCGATCGCGGCGTGCTCGCCCAGGAGGGTGACCCGGTGTTCCGGCCGGGCAGTGTGATGCCGGGAGCGCCCGGGACCAGCGTCTGGACCTTCACCGCCGCCCGCGCGGGCAGCACCCGGTTGAGCCTGGTGTCGGTGCGGCCGTGGGATCAGGGCAACCCGGGACAGCGGTTCTCCATGACGGTGACCGTGAAATAG
- a CDS encoding alpha/beta hydrolase, with protein MRRLRRRPRSGRTGTTLGRTVLTLALAVFVPLTAAVSGQVPRAAAAFDPSGFDFWVDSNMGPVKSRIFRAADGNTDRVVYALDGMRARDDLNGWEIETDIARLLTSWNINVVMPVGGQSSFYADWNAPSSFLGVPPGSGSAAGSSSGSGALDAFSGGPGKSYTYKWESFLTGNLRSALRDRLGFRADRNGVFGLSMGGSAALTLAAYHPDQFSFAGSFSGYLNISAPGMREAIRVAMLDAGGYNVDSMAPPWGPQWLRMDPFVFAPRLIQNNTRLWISAGSGLPTAADGPNAGTVNGMGLEALALANTRSFQVRMGSLGARNVAYDFPAYGIHAWNNWRDEVYRMAPDLSANIG; from the coding sequence ATGCGAAGATTGCGTCGTCGGCCGAGATCCGGCCGCACCGGCACGACGCTCGGGCGGACCGTGCTCACCCTGGCGCTGGCAGTGTTCGTGCCGCTGACCGCCGCGGTGTCGGGCCAGGTACCGCGGGCGGCCGCGGCCTTCGATCCGTCCGGGTTCGACTTCTGGGTCGATTCGAATATGGGCCCGGTCAAGTCCCGGATCTTCCGGGCGGCCGACGGCAACACCGATCGCGTGGTCTACGCCCTCGACGGGATGCGCGCCCGCGACGACCTCAACGGGTGGGAGATCGAAACCGATATCGCCCGCCTGCTGACCTCGTGGAATATCAACGTCGTGATGCCGGTCGGCGGCCAGTCCAGCTTCTACGCGGACTGGAACGCGCCCTCGAGCTTCCTGGGGGTACCGCCCGGATCCGGGTCGGCGGCCGGCTCCTCTTCGGGATCGGGTGCACTGGACGCGTTCTCCGGCGGTCCGGGTAAGTCCTACACCTACAAGTGGGAGAGCTTCCTGACCGGCAACCTGCGCAGCGCGCTGCGTGACCGGCTGGGTTTCCGGGCCGACCGCAACGGTGTCTTCGGGCTGTCGATGGGTGGTAGCGCCGCGTTGACGCTGGCTGCCTATCATCCGGATCAGTTCAGTTTCGCCGGGTCCTTCTCCGGTTACCTCAACATCTCCGCGCCCGGTATGCGGGAGGCGATCAGGGTCGCGATGCTCGATGCCGGCGGCTACAACGTCGATTCGATGGCTCCGCCGTGGGGGCCGCAGTGGTTGCGGATGGACCCGTTCGTCTTCGCGCCCCGGCTGATTCAGAACAACACCCGGCTGTGGATCTCGGCGGGTAGCGGTCTGCCGACCGCGGCCGACGGGCCGAACGCCGGAACTGTCAACGGGATGGGTCTCGAGGCGCTGGCGCTGGCCAATACCCGGTCGTTCCAGGTGCGCATGGGGTCGCTGGGGGCGCGCAATGTCGCCTACGACTTCCCGGCCTACGGAATCCACGCCTGGAACAACTGGCGGGACGAGGTGTACCGGATGGCCCCGGACCTGTCGGCGAATATCGGCTGA
- a CDS encoding MFS transporter, translated as MSTSLEATTPPEPADTSGRLDGASPLRIFTVLAVIVLFTEVAPMQFVMVSAALRQIAPTFPDQGANINWAIIIFGVIGAAASPLIGKMSDIWGKKRMFLLCGVLFLIGCALCATTSNWMLFLLGRGLQATAIATAIISYGLIRDLMPRKYVPIGLGVASTGLGVSAVAGPLIGGYIVDHHTWRAIFWFLFVFTLIMLPLVALIVPESKLRTPQRLDVVGAVLLAAGATLTLIYLDKGQDWGWSKPSTLVWLIAGLVLLAAFPLVELRVRQPIMDMKLLFNPRVSVVLFIALLASFMIGYQGYAVGYMTQSPPASEVTAGVVQGTIAEIQAQTGQTLPAQAVQVSLDPGYTYGDDLSLLGFAVNVTLAQAIVGMIAGLIGGFWIRRSGARLPLIVALGVMAVTATALGVFEHSWPVIAVISAVYGLAFGLYYASTPNLIVEGVPAEQQGISAGMLGVMNSMGAAIGIAVATAFLNANPVRAEISVAGNHVATKDIPLLFADRGYELGFYFVAAAAAVALVGAVIMKHGRSAATGGTAF; from the coding sequence ATGTCCACCTCCCTCGAAGCCACGACACCGCCGGAGCCGGCCGATACGAGCGGCCGGCTCGACGGTGCGTCGCCGCTGCGCATCTTCACGGTGCTCGCGGTCATCGTGCTTTTCACCGAAGTCGCGCCGATGCAGTTCGTCATGGTGTCGGCGGCGTTGCGTCAGATCGCGCCGACGTTCCCCGATCAGGGCGCCAACATCAACTGGGCGATCATCATCTTCGGTGTGATCGGCGCCGCGGCCTCACCGCTGATCGGCAAGATGAGCGATATCTGGGGTAAGAAGCGCATGTTCCTGCTCTGCGGGGTGCTCTTCCTGATCGGTTGCGCACTGTGCGCGACCACCAGCAACTGGATGTTGTTCCTGCTCGGGCGCGGTCTGCAGGCCACCGCGATCGCCACGGCGATCATCTCCTACGGCCTGATCCGGGATCTGATGCCGCGCAAGTACGTGCCGATCGGATTGGGTGTCGCGTCCACCGGTCTGGGCGTCTCCGCGGTGGCGGGGCCACTGATCGGCGGCTACATCGTCGATCACCACACCTGGCGGGCGATCTTCTGGTTCCTGTTCGTGTTCACCCTGATCATGCTTCCGCTGGTGGCGCTGATCGTGCCGGAATCGAAGCTGCGCACACCGCAGCGACTGGATGTGGTGGGTGCGGTCCTGCTGGCCGCGGGCGCGACGCTGACGCTGATCTACCTGGACAAGGGGCAGGACTGGGGTTGGTCGAAGCCGTCCACCCTCGTATGGCTGATCGCCGGACTGGTGTTGCTGGCCGCCTTTCCGCTCGTCGAGCTTCGGGTGCGCCAGCCGATCATGGATATGAAACTGCTGTTCAACCCGCGGGTGAGCGTCGTGCTGTTCATCGCGCTACTGGCCTCGTTCATGATCGGTTATCAGGGCTACGCGGTGGGATACATGACCCAGTCGCCGCCGGCCTCGGAGGTCACCGCCGGTGTCGTGCAGGGCACGATCGCCGAGATCCAGGCGCAGACCGGGCAGACCTTGCCGGCGCAGGCCGTCCAGGTGAGCCTCGATCCGGGCTACACCTACGGCGACGATCTGAGCCTGCTGGGATTCGCCGTGAACGTGACGCTGGCGCAGGCGATCGTCGGCATGATCGCCGGCCTGATCGGCGGATTCTGGATCCGTCGCTCGGGTGCGCGGTTGCCGCTGATCGTGGCCCTGGGCGTGATGGCGGTGACCGCGACGGCCCTGGGCGTCTTCGAACACAGCTGGCCGGTCATCGCGGTGATCAGCGCCGTCTACGGTCTCGCCTTCGGCCTGTACTACGCCTCGACACCGAACCTCATCGTGGAGGGAGTGCCCGCTGAACAGCAGGGCATCAGCGCGGGCATGCTGGGAGTGATGAACTCGATGGGTGCCGCGATCGGTATCGCGGTGGCCACCGCGTTCCTGAACGCCAATCCGGTACGCGCCGAGATCTCGGTGGCCGGTAATCACGTGGCCACCAAGGATATTCCGCTGCTGTTCGCCGATCGCGGGTACGAGCTGGGCTTCTACTTCGTCGCTGCCGCGGCGGCGGTCGCACTGGTCGGCGCGGTGATCATGAAGCACGGTCGCAGCGCGGCCACCGGCGGAACCGCGTTCTGA